One genomic window of Pelecanus crispus isolate bPelCri1 chromosome 18, bPelCri1.pri, whole genome shotgun sequence includes the following:
- the ZNF652 gene encoding zinc finger protein 652, with amino-acid sequence MSQTANSCQQLVENCAAHVAGMAQEDSRRGQVPPTFYHGASQELDLSTKVYKRESGSPYSVLVDSKMSKPHLHEREEQPYFRENRSVGEVRAVKEDRENSDDSEEEEEEEDEVTYKREQIIVEVNLNNQTLNVSKGEKGVPSQSKETAVLKTSSEEEEGDSGEEATEDSNDDEENERQKKKEKRVEKVSVAQRRTRRAASAAAATTSPSPRTTRGRRKSVEPPKRKKKAAKEPKAPVQKSKCEEKETLTCEKCPRVFNTRWYLEKHMNVTHRRMQICDKCGKKFVLESELSLHQQTDCEKNIQCVSCNKSFKKLWSLHEHIKIVHGYAEKKFSCEICEKKFYTMAHVRKHMVAHTKDMPFTCETCGKSFKRSMSLKVHSLQHSGEKPFRCENCDERFQYKYQLRSHMSIHIGHKQFMCQWCGKDFNMKQYFDEHMKTHTGEKPFICEICGKSFTSRPNMKRHRRTHTGEKPYPCDVCGQRFRFSNMLKAHKEKCFRVTSPVNVSAAVQIPLSTTSATTVPAVANTPATPTPPINLNPVSTLPPRPIPHPYSHLHIHPHPHHPHHLPVPPVPHLPPPPALFKSEPLNHRGQSEDNFLRHLAEKNSSAQHH; translated from the exons ATGAGTCAAACAGCCAATTCTTGCCAACAGTTGGTTGAAAACTGTGCTGCGCATGTAGCAGGGATGGCGCAAGAGGACAGTCGCCGTGGTCAAGTGCCACCCACGTTTTATCATGGTGCCAGCCAGGAACTTGATCTGTCCACCAAAGTGTACAAGAGAGAGTCAGGAAGTCCTTACTCTGTGTTGGTGGACAGCAAAATGAGTAAACCACATCTCCATGAAAGAGAGGAGCAGCCATATTTCAGGGAGAACAGATCGGTAGGAGAGGTCCGGGCTGTGAAAGAAGATAGAGAAAACTCTGACGactctgaggaggaagaagaggaggaagatgaagtgACTTACAAAAGGGAGCAGATTATAGTAGAGGTAAACCTTAACAACCAAACATTAAATGTATCAAAAGGGGAGAAgggtgtcccctcccagtccaAAGAGACTGCTGTTCTTAAGACCAgcagtgaggaagaggagggtgacAGTGGGGAAGAGGCCACTGAAGACAGTAATGATGATGAGGAAAatgagaggcagaagaaaaaagagaaaagagtggAAAAAGTTAGTGTTGCACAAAGGAGAACAAGGAGAGCTgcatctgctgcagcagccacaaCTTCCCCATCACCCAGAACTACAAGGGGTCGTAGAAAGAGTGTGGAGCCCCCCAAGCGTaagaagaaagctgcaaagGAGCCCAAGGCACCTGTGCAGAAATCAAAGTGTGAAGAGAAGGAGACTTTAACCTGTGAGAAGTGCCCCAGGGTGTTTAACACACGCTGGTACCTGGAGAAGCACATGAACGTCACTCACAGGCGCATGCAGATCTGCGACAAATGTGGGAAGAAATTTGTTCTAGAAAGTGAGCTGTCCCTTCACCAGCAAAcagactgtgaaaaaaatatccag TGCGTTTCCTGTAATAAATCATTCAAGAAGCTCTGGTCCCTCCATGAACATATCAAGATTGTCCACGGatatgcagaaaagaaattctcTTGTGAGATTTGCGAAAAAAAGTTCTACACCATGGCCCACGTGCGGAAACATATGGTTG CACATACAAAGGACATGCCATTTACATGTGAAACCTGTGGAAAATCATTCAAACGCAGTATGTCTCTCAAAGTACATTCCCTACAGCATTCTGGAGAGAAACCTTTCAGATGCGAG AACTGTGATGAGAGGTTTCAGTATAAGTACCAGCTGCGTTCCCACATGAGCATCCACATTGGGCACAAACAGTTCATGTGCCAGTGGTGTGGCAAAGATTTCAACATGAAACAGTACTTTGATGAGCACATGAAAACACACACTG GAGAGAAGCCCTTTATCTGTGAAATCTGTGGGAAGAGCTTCACCAGCCGCCCAAACATGAAGAGACATCGCAGAACGCACACAGGGGAGAAGCCCTACCCATGTGATGTGTGTGGCCAGCGATTCCGCTTCTCCAACATGCTCAAGGCACACAAGGAGAAGTGCTTCCGTGTTACCAGCCCCGTCAATGTGTCAGCTGCTGTCCAGATCCCACTGTCCACGACTTCTGCCACCACAGTCCCTGCTGTAGCGAACACACCCGCCACCCCAACTCCACCTATCAACCTGAACCCAGTGAGCACGCTGCCTCCACGCCCCATTCCCCACCCATATTCACACCTTCACATACATCCTCATCCTCACCATCCACATCATCTCCCGGTCCCACCCGTTCCTCATTTAccccctcctccagctcttTTTAAGAGTGAGCCTTTAAATCACAGAGGCCAGAGTGAGGACAACTTTCTGCGACAcctggcagaaaaaaacagttccGCACAGCACCACTAA